A genomic window from Treponema maltophilum ATCC 51939 includes:
- a CDS encoding class I SAM-dependent methyltransferase, whose translation MDEKTAAQMRLLENRLVKRKAHLKKWARRNGIFCYRLYDRDIPEIPLCIDFYEDTQSIRYLVLYLYERPYEKPAEEEKLWLDEAVRTCCDVLQIPYNNVFTKIRHRQKNRQNQAAQYEKQNEKDFFITVSENGLRFSVNLSAYLDTGLFFDHRILREKVRAGAEHKRVLNLFCYTGAFSVYAAAGNARQVDSVDLSAPYLNRAQKNMALNGFADEARFSFIRSDALTFLKNASLSAPQKKWDIIVLDPPTFSNSKKTGTVLDINRDWPLLCSLCLNRLERGGKLYFSTNSKTLHFDENKILQESGASGIPKIGVSDISAQTIPEDFRNKRIHRCWLIET comes from the coding sequence GTGGACGAAAAAACAGCCGCCCAAATGCGGCTGTTGGAAAACCGGCTCGTTAAACGAAAAGCTCACTTAAAAAAATGGGCGCGCAGAAACGGCATTTTTTGTTACCGTCTCTACGACCGCGACATTCCCGAAATTCCGCTGTGCATCGACTTCTACGAAGACACGCAAAGCATACGGTATCTTGTGTTATATTTGTACGAGCGCCCGTACGAAAAACCGGCCGAAGAAGAAAAACTTTGGCTTGACGAAGCGGTGCGCACCTGTTGCGACGTTTTGCAAATTCCGTACAACAATGTTTTTACGAAAATCAGGCACCGGCAAAAAAACAGGCAAAATCAAGCCGCACAATACGAAAAACAAAACGAAAAAGATTTCTTTATTACGGTAAGCGAAAACGGCTTGCGCTTTTCGGTCAATCTTTCGGCCTATCTCGATACCGGCTTGTTTTTCGACCACCGCATATTGCGGGAAAAAGTGCGCGCCGGCGCCGAACACAAACGCGTTTTAAATCTTTTTTGCTATACGGGCGCTTTCAGCGTATATGCCGCGGCGGGAAACGCACGGCAAGTCGATTCGGTCGACCTGTCGGCGCCTTATTTAAACCGGGCGCAAAAAAATATGGCGCTGAACGGATTTGCCGATGAGGCGCGCTTTTCGTTTATCAGAAGCGACGCCCTGACGTTTTTAAAAAACGCTTCACTGTCCGCGCCGCAAAAAAAATGGGACATCATCGTTTTGGACCCGCCGACTTTTTCCAATTCGAAAAAAACCGGCACCGTGCTCGACATAAACCGGGACTGGCCGCTTTTATGCAGCCTGTGCCTGAACCGTTTGGAAAGGGGCGGCAAACTGTATTTTTCGACAAACAGCAAAACCCTGCACTTCGATGAAAACAAAATCCTGCAAGAAAGCGGCGCTTCCGGAATACCGAAAATCGGCGTTTCCGACATAAGCGCGCAAACGATCCCCGAAGACTTCCGCAACAAACGCATTCACCGCTGCTGGCTCATAGAAACGTGA
- a CDS encoding redox-sensing transcriptional repressor Rex, with the protein MLRQKIPATPSIRRLPFYLHIIKNVQSEGYEFISGTVIAQELDLEPIQVRKDLAITGIVGKPKKGYPVAALIAAIEHFLGWDTKRNAVIIGAGNLATALTGYQEFKFHGLNFVAAFDTDRRKVGSSIHGVPVFSLDTLKEQVHALKATIAILTVPSAHAQETADKIAETDIKAIWNFTNVKLKAPKGIVCQREDLTSGYAMLSIMLNNLKPHRVKR; encoded by the coding sequence TTGTTAAGACAAAAGATACCGGCGACGCCGTCAATCCGACGCCTGCCTTTTTACCTGCATATCATTAAGAACGTTCAAAGCGAAGGCTATGAATTCATTTCGGGCACGGTTATTGCACAGGAACTCGATTTGGAACCGATTCAAGTGCGCAAAGATTTGGCGATTACCGGCATTGTCGGAAAGCCGAAAAAAGGTTATCCCGTTGCCGCGCTCATCGCCGCAATAGAACATTTTTTGGGCTGGGACACAAAGAGAAACGCCGTTATAATCGGAGCGGGAAATTTGGCAACGGCTCTTACGGGCTATCAGGAATTTAAATTCCACGGTTTGAATTTCGTAGCGGCGTTCGACACCGACCGGCGCAAAGTCGGCAGCAGCATTCACGGAGTTCCGGTCTTTTCGCTCGACACGCTTAAAGAACAGGTACACGCTTTAAAAGCGACAATTGCAATCCTTACCGTTCCGTCCGCACACGCGCAGGAAACCGCCGATAAAATTGCCGAAACCGACATAAAAGCCATTTGGAATTTTACAAACGTAAAATTAAAAGCACCGAAAGGCATTGTCTGCCAGCGCGAAGATTTAACTTCCGGCTACGCCATGCTCAGCATCATGCTGAACAATCTGAAGCCGCACCGCGTAAAAAGGTAA
- a CDS encoding LL-diaminopimelate aminotransferase → MVSRNKAFAHLSAGYLFPEIAQRRKAFEASHPGSRVISLGIGNTTEPLTPHISEAMADYAKALSTREGYSGYGDEQGMKELRKRIADVLYPNTAEESEIFISDGAKCDIGRIQLLFGPDVRVAVQDPAYPVYVDGSVIAGAAGGQKADGSGYEGITYMPCTAENGFSPDLSRVARDSVIYFCSPNNPTGAACTKEQLAKLVGFARENGCIIVYDAAYASYIRSEELPKSIYEIDGARFCAIEINSFSKPAGFTGVRLGWSVVPHTLAFGDGTPVINDWNRIMTTIFNGASNIAQRGGFAALDETGLREMRGLTDFYLENARLIKKALEGDNFRALGVRIFGADNAPYLWVQFPGKKSWDVFDDILNRCRIVTTPGAGFGPAGESFIRFSAFGSRENVLEACSRLQAF, encoded by the coding sequence ATGGTTTCACGGAATAAGGCATTTGCACATTTAAGCGCGGGATATTTATTCCCCGAAATCGCACAGCGTCGTAAAGCCTTTGAAGCGTCTCATCCCGGATCGCGCGTTATCAGTTTGGGAATCGGAAACACAACCGAACCTTTGACGCCCCACATCAGCGAAGCGATGGCCGATTATGCGAAAGCTTTGTCTACGAGGGAAGGCTATTCCGGCTACGGGGACGAGCAGGGCATGAAAGAACTCAGAAAGCGCATTGCCGATGTTTTATACCCGAATACGGCCGAAGAATCCGAAATTTTTATTTCCGACGGAGCCAAATGCGACATCGGACGTATCCAGTTGCTTTTCGGGCCGGATGTGCGCGTTGCCGTGCAGGATCCCGCCTATCCGGTGTATGTAGACGGTTCGGTGATTGCGGGCGCCGCCGGAGGTCAAAAAGCGGACGGGAGCGGCTATGAGGGCATTACCTACATGCCCTGCACGGCCGAAAACGGTTTTTCCCCCGATTTGTCCCGTGTTGCGCGCGACAGCGTCATTTACTTTTGTTCGCCGAACAATCCGACCGGAGCCGCTTGTACAAAAGAGCAGCTTGCAAAACTGGTCGGTTTTGCGCGCGAAAACGGCTGCATTATCGTTTACGATGCCGCATACGCTTCGTATATACGAAGCGAAGAGCTGCCCAAATCGATTTACGAAATAGACGGCGCGCGTTTTTGCGCGATAGAAATCAATTCGTTTTCAAAACCGGCCGGTTTTACGGGCGTGCGCCTCGGCTGGTCGGTTGTGCCGCACACGCTTGCGTTCGGCGACGGAACGCCGGTTATAAACGATTGGAACCGCATCATGACGACAATCTTTAACGGCGCCTCGAATATAGCCCAACGCGGCGGCTTTGCCGCCCTCGACGAAACCGGTTTGCGGGAAATGCGCGGCCTTACCGATTTTTATCTTGAAAACGCGCGTCTTATAAAAAAAGCTTTGGAAGGCGATAATTTTCGCGCCTTGGGCGTGCGCATATTCGGCGCCGATAACGCGCCGTATTTATGGGTGCAATTTCCCGGCAAAAAAAGTTGGGACGTGTTCGACGATATTTTAAACCGCTGCCGAATCGTTACGACACCCGGGGCCGGCTTCGGGCCTGCGGGCGAAAGCTTTATTCGCTTCAGCGCTTTCGGGTCGCGCGAAAACGTACTCGAAGCCTGTTCGCGCTTACAAGCATTTTAA
- a CDS encoding CheR family methyltransferase: protein MEKVLDNVLETQTAEGAEADKKEQIVNIDFKMVTFSLAGKDYAIDILKIKEIAKAGRFTYVPNSAPFVIGVYNLRGEIIPIIDLRLFFNIPVPERTGEEQESIIIISFGEQKYGVVVDGIDRVIGIQSSSIQPPHPLFGDINIKYIYGVVETGDRLYILLDVDRIFGVKGAEKYEVQDVSHAQLPPQSTSSAAQTNKAQRPAPVSLEEALAANALRAQTSASATAAGPAAKAAPSSASPAPAAAAISGSASANGEPEFSFIADSLASFEKFYVSDVNEQWARKRYTEWKKERSGANLQILNKDDAAAFLKPFFSRCSGALWTNEYADAVYAALPETGAKQLFVWNPGCGTGYESYSLACVLRKRYPDAKIRIYAQDTDLLAVSNAPLMTVQKTKAASWCDSYLTQTVSGEWTFSSDIKDIVLFEYHDCTHANPIAQVDIVFARDFLSFVPPASKANVLEDFYEKIRGSGFAILGDNEILADRNNWFEVMKNSIITYTKQ from the coding sequence ATGGAAAAGGTGCTGGATAACGTACTTGAAACACAAACGGCGGAAGGCGCGGAAGCAGATAAAAAAGAACAGATTGTCAATATAGATTTTAAGATGGTTACGTTTTCTCTCGCGGGAAAAGATTATGCCATCGACATTCTCAAAATAAAAGAAATTGCAAAAGCGGGGCGCTTTACCTATGTGCCGAACAGCGCGCCGTTTGTTATCGGCGTATACAATCTGCGCGGCGAAATAATTCCCATTATAGATTTGCGCCTGTTTTTTAACATTCCCGTTCCCGAACGCACGGGAGAAGAGCAGGAAAGCATTATCATTATCAGCTTCGGCGAGCAAAAATACGGCGTTGTCGTTGACGGCATAGACCGTGTTATCGGCATTCAAAGTTCGTCGATACAGCCGCCGCATCCTTTGTTCGGCGACATAAACATTAAGTATATTTACGGCGTTGTCGAAACCGGAGACCGCTTGTATATTTTGCTCGATGTCGACCGTATTTTCGGCGTTAAGGGCGCGGAAAAATACGAAGTGCAGGATGTATCGCACGCACAGCTTCCGCCGCAATCGACGTCTTCGGCGGCACAAACGAATAAAGCGCAAAGACCCGCTCCCGTTTCTTTGGAAGAAGCCCTTGCCGCAAATGCGTTGCGCGCTCAAACTTCAGCTAGTGCAACCGCTGCCGGGCCGGCAGCAAAAGCCGCGCCTTCTTCCGCAAGTCCTGCGCCGGCGGCTGCGGCTATATCCGGCAGCGCAAGTGCGAACGGCGAGCCCGAATTTTCATTTATAGCCGACAGCTTGGCGTCGTTCGAGAAATTTTACGTGTCCGATGTGAACGAACAGTGGGCGCGCAAACGCTATACCGAATGGAAAAAGGAACGCTCCGGCGCAAACCTTCAGATTTTAAATAAAGACGATGCGGCAGCTTTCTTAAAGCCGTTTTTTTCGCGCTGTTCCGGCGCTTTATGGACAAACGAATACGCCGATGCGGTGTACGCCGCTTTGCCTGAAACCGGTGCGAAGCAGCTTTTTGTATGGAACCCCGGCTGCGGCACGGGCTATGAATCCTATTCGCTTGCCTGTGTTTTGCGTAAGCGCTATCCCGATGCGAAAATCCGCATTTATGCGCAGGACACCGATTTGCTTGCCGTTTCGAATGCACCGCTTATGACCGTTCAAAAAACGAAGGCGGCAAGCTGGTGCGATTCCTATCTTACGCAAACGGTTTCCGGCGAATGGACTTTTTCGTCCGACATAAAAGACATCGTTTTGTTCGAGTATCACGATTGTACGCACGCAAATCCTATTGCACAAGTGGATATCGTGTTTGCGCGCGACTTTTTGTCCTTTGTGCCGCCGGCAAGCAAGGCGAACGTACTCGAAGATTTTTACGAAAAAATACGCGGCAGCGGTTTTGCTATTCTCGGCGATAACGAAATTCTTGCCGACCGCAATAACTGGTTTGAGGTTATGAAAAATTCGATAATAACATATACAAAGCAATAG
- a CDS encoding chemotaxis protein CheA, which yields MSDYLDINNEELLKDFFSEAEQQVENLESNILVIENDPANHEAIDEIFRAAHTLKGGSATVEMTELSTFTHAVEDVLDELRSDAIPVTEDVVDVLLSSIDVIKAMLEARQNGSVYEEDVEPLKTKLHSFTASTGLKKDKGASKAAAKEAAKLAFGPALSGDSVASAPNVPASAGGVPESLPSPASYLSEYDVLELKQLCTAGQKLWGVTVVFDEANPMNSVGGIQVFTALKEKGSVLKTIPEFEELYEDTFHPQVVYYISTALTGDEIEDAAFLPDVVLAVDAQNIGEGAAGSAAPAKGSSSAKTVSSAAQSAPVQPAPEKAETASAPSVQPAPRSAAPAAASGSSAAQPDAGKAAPKKSPQPAANHAASSGSILRVDSKRIDYLLNLVSETVIAKAAFNQTAVQVNELQAELQGIEGAYKERLRSLFEQIPNYFENIQNGKNMKDIKTLLTQDFGSLYTLFDGFDSEFKNFAGKFRSYTQNLGRIAGELQEGVMKIRMVPISQIFSRFPRVVRDLSRDLNKKVDLVIEGEDTELDKSVVEDLLDPIMHCVRNSLDHGIEPPDVRLAAGKNETGTVLLKARNEGNMIVIEISDDGKGIDVKAVHDKAIERGLIHPDKIITDQEAFQFIFDAGFSTSKTISNVSGRGVGLDVVKTQIEKLNGTVIVTSEAGKGSTFTIKLPLTLAIIQGLLVRVGNEVYSIPIASVIESQRIKMSEINRIDNYEVLNVRNEVISVLRLGRLFGIRNSQESDTAFIVIVGTADKKLGIMVDSLIGEEDIVIKPLKDQFANSPGIAGASILGDGSVSLIIDVAQLLNLGVKQELSAREKQAI from the coding sequence ATGAGTGATTATCTTGATATTAATAACGAGGAACTGTTAAAGGATTTTTTCAGCGAAGCCGAACAGCAGGTTGAAAATCTTGAAAGCAACATTCTGGTTATTGAGAATGATCCTGCAAATCATGAAGCCATCGACGAGATTTTTCGTGCCGCTCATACATTAAAAGGCGGTTCGGCGACGGTTGAAATGACCGAATTGTCCACGTTCACCCATGCGGTTGAAGACGTGCTTGACGAACTGCGTTCGGACGCGATTCCCGTTACCGAAGATGTAGTCGACGTGCTTTTATCTTCCATCGATGTTATCAAGGCAATGCTCGAAGCCCGTCAAAACGGTTCCGTATATGAAGAAGACGTCGAACCTTTAAAAACAAAGCTTCACTCGTTTACCGCATCCACCGGCTTAAAAAAAGATAAGGGCGCTTCGAAGGCGGCTGCAAAAGAAGCCGCAAAACTGGCGTTCGGACCCGCACTTTCGGGCGATTCCGTTGCAAGCGCCCCGAACGTCCCTGCCTCGGCAGGCGGTGTGCCGGAAAGTCTTCCGTCTCCCGCTTCTTATTTGTCCGAATACGATGTGCTTGAATTAAAGCAGCTGTGCACCGCGGGACAAAAGCTGTGGGGCGTAACGGTCGTGTTCGACGAAGCCAATCCCATGAATTCGGTCGGCGGCATACAGGTGTTTACGGCCCTTAAAGAAAAGGGTTCCGTGCTCAAAACGATTCCCGAATTCGAAGAGTTATATGAAGATACGTTCCATCCTCAAGTTGTCTATTATATTTCGACGGCGCTGACCGGCGATGAAATAGAAGACGCGGCTTTTTTACCCGACGTCGTCCTTGCTGTGGACGCACAGAATATAGGTGAAGGTGCTGCCGGCAGTGCCGCTCCGGCAAAAGGCTCATCGTCTGCAAAGACGGTATCGAGTGCGGCGCAATCGGCTCCCGTTCAGCCGGCGCCTGAAAAAGCGGAAACGGCGTCCGCCCCTTCCGTTCAGCCGGCTCCCCGGAGTGCCGCTCCGGCCGCCGCTTCCGGCTCGTCAGCCGCACAACCCGATGCGGGAAAAGCCGCGCCTAAAAAAAGCCCTCAGCCGGCTGCAAACCATGCCGCCTCTTCGGGCAGTATTTTGCGCGTCGACTCCAAGCGCATCGATTACCTTTTGAACCTCGTCAGCGAAACCGTTATTGCAAAGGCGGCTTTTAACCAAACCGCCGTGCAGGTAAACGAACTGCAGGCCGAACTGCAGGGTATCGAAGGCGCTTATAAAGAACGGCTCCGCTCGCTGTTCGAGCAAATTCCGAATTATTTCGAAAATATCCAGAACGGCAAAAATATGAAGGATATCAAAACGTTGCTGACGCAGGATTTCGGTTCTTTATACACGCTGTTCGACGGCTTCGATTCCGAATTTAAAAACTTTGCGGGGAAATTCCGTTCATATACGCAAAACCTCGGCCGTATCGCCGGCGAATTGCAGGAAGGTGTTATGAAAATTCGCATGGTGCCCATAAGCCAGATTTTCTCCCGCTTTCCGCGCGTTGTGCGCGACCTTTCGCGCGACTTGAATAAAAAAGTCGATTTGGTTATCGAAGGAGAGGACACCGAATTGGATAAATCGGTTGTCGAAGATTTGCTCGATCCGATTATGCACTGTGTGCGCAATTCGCTCGATCACGGCATCGAGCCGCCCGACGTACGGCTTGCCGCGGGTAAAAACGAAACGGGAACCGTTTTGCTTAAAGCCCGCAACGAAGGCAATATGATCGTCATCGAAATATCCGACGACGGAAAAGGAATCGACGTAAAAGCCGTGCACGATAAAGCCATAGAGCGCGGGCTTATTCACCCCGATAAAATCATTACGGATCAGGAAGCCTTTCAGTTTATTTTCGACGCGGGGTTTTCGACGTCGAAAACCATCAGCAATGTTTCCGGCCGCGGCGTCGGACTTGACGTGGTTAAAACGCAAATCGAAAAACTGAACGGCACCGTTATCGTAACGTCCGAAGCGGGCAAGGGCAGTACCTTTACGATTAAACTGCCGCTTACCTTGGCAATCATTCAGGGACTTTTGGTGCGCGTCGGAAACGAAGTGTACTCTATCCCCATCGCGTCGGTCATCGAAAGTCAGCGCATAAAGATGTCCGAAATCAACCGCATCGATAATTACGAAGTGCTGAACGTGCGCAACGAAGTTATCAGTGTACTGCGGCTCGGACGGCTGTTCGGCATACGCAATTCGCAGGAATCGGATACGGCCTTTATCGTTATCGTCGGAACTGCCGATAAAAAATTAGGCATTATGGTCGATTCTCTTATAGGAGAAGAAGATATCGTTATAAAGCCGCTGAAAGATCAGTTCGCCAATTCACCGGGCATTGCCGGCGCTTCGATTTTGGGCGACGGTTCCGTTTCGCTTATTATCGATGTTGCTCAGCTTTTGAATTTGGGCGTCAAGCAGGAATTAAGCGCGCGCGAAAAACAGGCGATTTAA
- a CDS encoding response regulator, with protein MKTKQDFPSINERPPEGVKEDGSKVRVLVVDDSMFVAKQLGQILTSEGYEVVATAGDGQEGVDKYKELCPNVDIVTMDITMPKMDGITALEQIMAFDKNARVVMISALGKEELVKKSLLLGAKNYIVKPLDRKKVLERIAASLK; from the coding sequence ATGAAAACAAAGCAGGATTTTCCGTCGATAAATGAAAGGCCGCCGGAGGGAGTTAAAGAAGACGGATCGAAGGTTCGTGTGTTAGTCGTGGACGATTCGATGTTCGTTGCAAAACAGCTCGGACAGATTTTGACCAGTGAAGGATATGAAGTTGTCGCGACGGCCGGTGACGGACAGGAAGGCGTCGATAAATATAAAGAATTGTGCCCGAACGTAGATATCGTAACCATGGATATTACCATGCCCAAAATGGACGGTATTACGGCGCTCGAGCAGATTATGGCTTTCGATAAAAATGCCCGCGTCGTTATGATCAGCGCGCTCGGAAAAGAAGAATTGGTAAAAAAATCCCTTCTGTTGGGCGCAAAAAACTATATCGTAAAGCCCCTTGATCGTAAAAAAGTTCTCGAGCGCATTGCCGCTTCCTTAAAATAG
- a CDS encoding chemotaxis protein CheX, with protein MRVEYINPFVETAYSVLKEVLNGEVKRGDLYLKSTSMPVMGVVALVGLAGDVEGRVLFDMTMETAMKIASRMNMEELTAFDELAKATITELANLITAQAVTKLHDLGFKFDLTPPALFTGEKMEIANQEVEALIVPMITEQGKIEVNVAIREKA; from the coding sequence TTGCGTGTAGAATACATCAATCCTTTTGTCGAAACTGCGTACAGTGTTTTAAAAGAGGTGTTAAACGGCGAAGTCAAGCGCGGCGATTTGTATCTTAAATCGACGTCTATGCCGGTTATGGGCGTGGTTGCTCTTGTCGGACTTGCCGGAGATGTTGAAGGCCGTGTTCTTTTCGATATGACGATGGAAACGGCTATGAAAATAGCTTCCCGTATGAACATGGAAGAGCTGACTGCCTTTGACGAATTGGCAAAAGCGACCATTACGGAATTGGCTAACCTGATAACGGCGCAAGCGGTAACAAAACTGCACGATTTGGGTTTTAAATTCGACTTAACCCCGCCGGCGCTTTTTACCGGTGAAAAGATGGAAATCGCCAATCAGGAAGTTGAAGCCTTAATCGTTCCCATGATTACCGAGCAGGGAAAAATCGAAGTCAACGTTGCTATCCGCGAAAAAGCATAA
- the ilvB gene encoding biosynthetic-type acetolactate synthase large subunit, producing the protein MKLSGAQIVIECLAEQGVDTVFGYPGGAALYIYDELYKNAHRIRHILTSHEQSAAHAADGYSRSTGKTGVVIATSGPGATNLVTGIATAYMDSVPLVAITCNVATNLIGKDSFQEVDITGITMPITKHSYIVRSVDQVAAAVREAFVLAASGRNGPVLIDIPRDVTVALTDYEPMDKKTSADINACIHKAGALKRALQPLPVSDDNVEKAARMINEAQRPVICAGGGILSARAWDELRALAEKASIPVCQTLMGITSFPSKHPLCTGMVGMHGTKASNAAISRSDLIIALGMRFSDRVISNPATFAPHSAVLHVDIDSAEINKNVRADCALVGNVKDILTRIIPLVHKKEESEWNVQVKGWKNHVPSMYAKKTKLHPKFAFEYMHDKIGDKAIITTEVGQHQMWTSLFYPFSVPRSFLTSGGLGTMGYGTGAAIGAQLGNPDKIVVHIAGDGSFRMNCNELATIEHYKLPIIIIVVNNGTLGMVRQWQKLFYGGRYSNTTLDRGPDFVKLAAAYGIKAAAARTEAEFASAFDTALECASRAENSEPFLIDSYIDIDELVLPMVPAGKSIDDTMLEV; encoded by the coding sequence ATGAAATTAAGCGGAGCGCAAATCGTTATTGAATGTTTGGCCGAGCAGGGCGTCGATACCGTTTTCGGGTATCCGGGCGGAGCGGCCCTGTATATTTACGATGAACTGTATAAAAACGCCCATCGTATCCGCCACATTTTAACGTCGCACGAACAGTCGGCCGCTCACGCCGCGGACGGCTACAGCCGTTCGACCGGAAAAACCGGCGTCGTTATTGCGACCAGCGGGCCGGGCGCCACCAATTTGGTTACGGGTATCGCGACCGCTTACATGGATTCGGTTCCTCTGGTTGCGATAACGTGCAACGTCGCAACGAACCTGATCGGCAAAGACAGTTTTCAGGAAGTCGATATAACCGGCATTACGATGCCGATTACAAAACACAGCTATATTGTCCGCAGCGTCGATCAAGTTGCCGCCGCCGTGCGCGAAGCCTTTGTGCTTGCCGCCTCCGGACGGAACGGTCCGGTTTTAATCGATATTCCCCGCGACGTAACGGTTGCGCTGACCGATTACGAACCAATGGATAAAAAAACGTCGGCAGATATAAACGCATGCATCCATAAAGCCGGCGCACTTAAGCGCGCGCTGCAGCCGCTTCCTGTAAGCGACGATAATGTTGAAAAAGCCGCGCGCATGATAAACGAAGCGCAGCGTCCGGTTATCTGCGCCGGAGGCGGCATCTTGAGCGCCCGTGCATGGGACGAACTGCGCGCTTTGGCCGAAAAAGCATCGATTCCGGTCTGCCAAACCCTCATGGGCATAACGTCATTTCCGTCCAAGCATCCGCTGTGTACGGGGATGGTCGGCATGCACGGAACCAAGGCTTCAAACGCCGCGATAAGCCGCTCCGACCTTATCATTGCGCTGGGTATGCGCTTTTCCGACCGCGTTATTTCCAATCCGGCAACCTTTGCGCCGCACAGCGCCGTTTTGCATGTCGATATCGACAGCGCCGAAATAAACAAAAATGTTCGGGCCGACTGCGCCCTTGTGGGCAACGTAAAAGATATTTTAACGCGTATTATTCCGCTTGTACATAAAAAAGAAGAATCGGAATGGAATGTTCAAGTGAAGGGGTGGAAAAACCATGTTCCCTCCATGTACGCGAAAAAAACGAAACTTCATCCGAAATTCGCGTTCGAATACATGCACGACAAAATCGGCGATAAAGCGATTATTACGACCGAAGTAGGCCAGCACCAAATGTGGACTTCGTTGTTTTATCCTTTTTCGGTGCCGCGCTCTTTTTTAACTTCCGGCGGCTTGGGCACGATGGGCTACGGAACGGGGGCCGCAATCGGCGCCCAATTGGGAAATCCCGATAAAATCGTCGTGCATATTGCCGGCGACGGTTCGTTCAGAATGAACTGCAACGAACTTGCGACTATCGAACATTACAAGCTGCCGATTATCATTATCGTTGTCAACAACGGTACGCTGGGAATGGTCCGTCAATGGCAAAAATTATTCTACGGCGGGCGCTATTCGAATACGACGCTCGACCGGGGTCCCGACTTTGTAAAACTTGCCGCGGCATACGGAATTAAAGCCGCCGCTGCCCGCACGGAAGCCGAATTCGCTTCGGCCTTCGACACGGCGCTTGAATGCGCATCCCGTGCGGAAAACAGCGAACCCTTTTTAATCGACTCTTATATCGATATTGACGAATTGGTGCTTCCGATGGTTCCTGCGGGAAAATCAATAGACGACACGATGCTGGAGGTATAA
- the efp gene encoding elongation factor P — translation MIRGGDIAKGTVLLIKNAPFLVVEREFVNPGKGTAFARVKMKNLKDGSVLTQTIKTPDLVEDATVETVDGQYQYSDGESHVFMNTVTFDSINVPESLNETLKYYLKEGEVYPIVLWDDEPIDVKIPQKMVFTVAESENYVKGDTVSGATKPIITETGLTVRVPLFIKQDEKILVNTETNDYVERVNK, via the coding sequence ATGATTAGAGGCGGAGACATTGCCAAAGGTACGGTTCTTTTAATAAAAAACGCTCCCTTTTTAGTGGTGGAGCGCGAATTTGTAAATCCCGGTAAAGGAACGGCCTTTGCCCGCGTAAAGATGAAAAACTTAAAAGACGGTTCGGTACTGACCCAAACCATTAAAACGCCCGACCTTGTCGAAGACGCGACCGTCGAAACGGTAGACGGCCAGTATCAGTATTCGGACGGCGAAAGCCATGTTTTTATGAATACCGTAACGTTCGACAGCATCAACGTTCCCGAAAGTTTAAATGAAACTTTAAAGTATTATTTAAAAGAGGGCGAAGTGTATCCGATCGTGCTTTGGGATGACGAGCCGATCGACGTAAAGATTCCGCAAAAAATGGTGTTTACCGTTGCCGAAAGCGAAAACTACGTAAAAGGCGATACGGTGTCGGGAGCAACGAAACCGATTATAACCGAAACGGGATTGACCGTCCGCGTTCCGCTGTTTATAAAGCAGGACGAAAAGATTTTAGTCAATACCGAAACGAACGATTACGTCGAGCGTGTGAATAAATAA